In Flavobacterium sp. N1736, the following are encoded in one genomic region:
- the rplA gene encoding 50S ribosomal protein L1: MAKLTKKQKEAASKIEKNKLYSLKDAAALIKVIASAKFDESVDIAVRLGVDPRKANQMVRGVVTLPHGTGKDVKVLALVTPDKEAEAKEAGADYVGLDDYLQKIKDGWTDVDVIITMPAVMGKLGPLGRILGPRGLMPNPKTGTVTMDVAKAVAEVKAGKIDFKVDKTGIVHAGIGKVSFGAEQIYDNAHEIIQTLIKLKPTAAKGTYIKGIHLTSTMSPAIALDPKAV, encoded by the coding sequence ATGGCAAAATTAACAAAAAAGCAAAAAGAGGCTGCTTCAAAAATTGAAAAGAACAAACTATACTCTTTAAAAGATGCAGCTGCATTAATTAAAGTTATAGCTTCTGCAAAATTTGATGAGTCTGTTGATATCGCAGTTCGTTTGGGTGTAGATCCAAGAAAAGCGAATCAAATGGTTAGAGGTGTAGTTACATTACCTCACGGAACAGGTAAAGACGTTAAAGTATTAGCATTGGTTACTCCAGATAAAGAAGCGGAAGCTAAAGAAGCTGGAGCTGATTATGTAGGTCTTGACGATTATTTACAAAAAATTAAAGATGGTTGGACAGATGTTGATGTTATCATCACTATGCCGGCTGTTATGGGTAAATTAGGTCCATTAGGTCGTATTTTAGGACCTAGAGGTTTAATGCCAAACCCTAAAACAGGTACTGTAACTATGGATGTTGCAAAAGCTGTTGCAGAGGTTAAAGCTGGTAAAATTGACTTTAAAGTTGATAAAACTGGTATCGTACATGCAGGAATTGGTAAAGTTTCTTTTGGAGCTGAGCAAATTTATGACAATGCACACGAAATTATTCAAACATTAATCAAACTTAAACCAACTGCTGCTAAAGGTACCTACATTAAAGGTATTCACCTTACAAGCACTATGAGTCCTGCAATTGCATTGGACCCTAAAGCAGTATAA
- the rplJ gene encoding 50S ribosomal protein L10 translates to MTREEKSIAIEDLTAQLAGTNIIYVSDISGLNAETTSSLRRACFKAGIKLEVVKNTLLAKAMEASANDYGDLPSVLTGNSAIFISDVANAPGKIIKDFRKKSAKPVLKGAYINSEIYIGDDQLEALATIKSKEELLGELIGLLQSPAQRIISALQNKFAGSEEAEA, encoded by the coding sequence ATGACTAGAGAAGAAAAATCAATCGCGATTGAAGATTTAACTGCACAGTTAGCTGGTACAAATATTATTTATGTATCTGATATTTCTGGATTAAACGCAGAAACTACTTCAAGCTTGAGAAGAGCTTGCTTTAAAGCAGGTATAAAATTAGAGGTTGTAAAAAACACTTTGCTTGCAAAAGCAATGGAAGCTTCTGCTAATGACTATGGTGATTTACCTTCAGTATTGACTGGTAATAGTGCTATATTTATTTCAGATGTTGCAAATGCACCTGGAAAAATAATCAAAGATTTCAGAAAAAAATCAGCAAAACCTGTATTAAAAGGAGCTTACATTAATTCTGAGATTTATATTGGAGATGATCAATTAGAAGCATTAGCTACTATCAAATCTAAAGAAGAACTTCTTGGAGAACTTATTGGATTATTGCAATCACCAGCACAAAGAATTATTTCTGCTTTACAAAACAAATTCGCTGGTAGCGAAGAAGCTGAAGCATAA
- the rplL gene encoding 50S ribosomal protein L7/L12: MADLKQFAEQLVNLTVKEVNELATILKDEYGIEPAAAAVVVAAGGGEGAAEEAQTEFTVVLKEAGASKLAVVKLVKELTGLGLKEAKDVVDGAPSNVKEGVSKEEAEGLKKSLEEAGAVVELK; encoded by the coding sequence ATGGCAGATTTGAAACAATTCGCAGAACAATTAGTTAACTTAACAGTTAAAGAAGTTAACGAATTAGCAACAATATTAAAAGACGAGTATGGTATCGAGCCTGCTGCTGCAGCTGTAGTAGTTGCTGCTGGTGGTGGAGAAGGTGCTGCTGAAGAAGCACAAACTGAATTTACAGTTGTATTAAAAGAAGCTGGAGCTTCTAAATTAGCTGTAGTAAAATTAGTTAAAGAACTTACAGGTTTAGGTTTGAAAGAAGCTAAAGATGTAGTTGACGGTGCTCCAAGTAACGTTAAAGAAGGTGTTTCTAAAGAAGAGGCTGAAGGTCTTAAAAAATCATTAGAAGAAGCTGGAGCTGTAGTTGAACTTAAATAA
- the rpoB gene encoding DNA-directed RNA polymerase subunit beta: protein MITNQTERLNFASTKNIPDYPDFLDVQVKSFKDFFQLETKSDERGNEGLYNTFMENFPITDTRNNFVLEFLDYFVDPPRYTIQECIERGLTYSVPLKARLKLYCTDPEHEDFETIVQDVYLGTIPYMTPSGTFVINGAERVVVSQLHRSPGVFFGQSFHANGTKLYSARVIPFKGSWIEFSTDINSVMYAYIDRKKKLPVTTLFRAIGFERDKDILEIFDLAEEIKVSKTGIKKYIGRRLAARVLNTWHEDFVDEDTGEVVSIERNEIILDRDTIIDKDNVEEIIDSNVKSILLHKEDNNQADYAIIHNTLQKDPTNSEKEAVEHIYRQLRNAEPPDEETARGIIDKLFFSDQRYNLGEVGRYRMNKKLGLDIPMEKQVLTKEDIITIVKYLIELINSKAEIDDIDHLSNRRVRTVGEQLSQQFGVGLARMARTIRERMNVRDNEVFTPIDLINAKTLSSVINSFFGTNQLSQFMDQTNPLAEITHKRRLSALGPGGLSRERAGFEVRDVHYTHYGRLCPIETPEGPNIGLISSLGVYAKVNGMGFIETPYRKVTDGVVDLESTPIYLSAEEEEGKMIAQANIEMDASGKITASNVIAREEGDFPVVEPSAVHYTDVAPNQIASISASLIPFLEHDDANRALMGSNMMRQAVPLIRPEAPIVGTGLERQVASDSRVLINAEGDGTVEYVDANIITIKYDRTEEERMVSFDADEKTYNLIKFRKTNQGTSINLKPIVRKGDRVILGQVLSEGYATQNGELALGRNLKVAFMPWKGYNFEDAIVISEKVVRDDIFTSIHVDDYSLEVRDTKLGNEELTNDIPNVSEEATKDLDENGMIRIGAEVKPGDILIGKITPKGESDPTPEEKLLRAIFGDKAGDVKDASLKASPSLHGVVLDKKLFARAVKDKRKRTQDKDALGALEMEFETKFVELKDRLVEKLFLIVNGKTSQGVMNDLGEEVLPKGKKYTQKMLYAVEDFAHLSKGQWVADDATNKMVNDLIHNYKIKLNDLQGSLRREKFTITVGDELPSGILKLAKIYIAKKRKLKVGDKMAGRHGNKGIVARIVRHEDMPFLEDGTPVDIVLNPLGVPSRMNIGQIYETVLGWAGQNLGRKFATPIFDGASLDQINELTDEAGVPRFGHTYLYDGGTGERFHQAATVGVIYMLKLGHMVDDKMHARSIGPYSLITQQPLGGKAQFGGQRFGEMEVWALEAYGASSTLREILTVKSDDVIGRAKTYEAIVKGESMPEPGLPESFNVLMHELKGLGLDIRLEE from the coding sequence ATGATAACAAATCAGACTGAAAGATTGAATTTTGCCTCTACAAAAAATATTCCTGACTATCCGGATTTCCTAGATGTTCAGGTTAAATCTTTTAAAGATTTTTTTCAATTAGAAACTAAATCAGATGAAAGAGGCAACGAAGGATTATACAACACCTTCATGGAAAACTTTCCAATTACAGATACAAGAAATAACTTTGTATTGGAATTCCTTGATTATTTTGTAGATCCGCCACGTTATACAATTCAAGAATGTATAGAGAGAGGTCTTACTTATAGTGTGCCTTTAAAAGCCAGGTTAAAACTATACTGTACAGATCCAGAACACGAAGATTTTGAAACTATTGTACAAGATGTTTACCTTGGAACAATACCTTATATGACTCCAAGTGGTACTTTTGTTATCAATGGTGCTGAGCGTGTAGTAGTATCTCAATTACACCGTTCTCCAGGAGTTTTCTTTGGTCAATCATTCCACGCAAATGGAACAAAACTTTATTCTGCCAGAGTAATTCCTTTTAAAGGATCCTGGATAGAATTTTCTACAGATATCAACAGCGTAATGTATGCTTATATCGATAGAAAGAAAAAATTACCGGTTACAACTTTATTCCGTGCAATTGGATTCGAAAGAGATAAGGATATCCTTGAAATTTTCGACCTTGCTGAAGAAATTAAAGTTTCTAAAACAGGTATTAAAAAATATATTGGAAGAAGACTTGCTGCACGTGTATTGAACACTTGGCACGAGGATTTCGTTGATGAAGATACCGGTGAGGTAGTTTCTATTGAACGTAACGAAATTATCCTTGATAGAGATACTATTATCGACAAAGATAATGTTGAAGAAATCATTGATTCAAACGTTAAATCTATTTTGTTACACAAAGAGGATAATAATCAGGCAGATTATGCTATTATCCACAACACGTTACAAAAAGATCCAACAAACTCTGAAAAAGAAGCTGTTGAGCATATTTACAGACAATTGCGTAATGCAGAACCGCCTGATGAAGAAACTGCTCGTGGTATTATCGATAAATTGTTCTTCTCTGATCAACGTTATAACTTAGGTGAAGTTGGTCGTTACAGAATGAACAAAAAACTTGGTTTAGATATCCCTATGGAAAAGCAAGTGCTTACCAAAGAAGATATCATTACCATTGTAAAATATTTGATCGAATTAATCAACTCTAAAGCAGAGATTGATGATATTGATCACTTATCAAACCGTCGTGTTAGAACAGTTGGAGAACAATTGTCTCAACAATTCGGTGTTGGTTTAGCACGTATGGCTAGAACTATTCGTGAGAGAATGAACGTTAGAGATAACGAGGTGTTTACACCAATTGATTTGATTAATGCTAAAACATTATCATCAGTTATCAACTCTTTCTTTGGTACGAACCAGTTATCTCAATTTATGGATCAAACGAATCCATTAGCTGAGATTACACACAAAAGAAGATTATCTGCACTTGGACCTGGTGGACTTTCGAGAGAAAGAGCTGGTTTTGAGGTTCGTGACGTTCACTATACACACTATGGTCGTTTATGTCCGATTGAAACTCCAGAGGGACCAAACATTGGTTTGATTTCATCTCTTGGTGTTTATGCAAAAGTTAACGGAATGGGTTTCATTGAAACTCCTTACCGTAAAGTTACAGATGGTGTAGTTGATTTAGAAAGTACACCTATCTATCTAAGTGCTGAAGAAGAAGAAGGTAAAATGATTGCTCAGGCAAACATTGAAATGGATGCTTCAGGTAAAATTACAGCTAGCAATGTTATTGCTCGTGAGGAAGGTGACTTCCCGGTAGTTGAGCCATCTGCAGTACATTATACAGACGTTGCTCCTAACCAGATTGCTTCGATTTCGGCTTCATTGATTCCTTTCCTGGAACATGATGATGCGAATAGAGCCTTGATGGGATCTAACATGATGCGTCAGGCGGTTCCTTTGATCCGTCCGGAAGCACCAATTGTTGGTACAGGTTTAGAGCGTCAGGTAGCTTCAGATTCTAGAGTATTGATTAATGCTGAAGGAGATGGAACTGTAGAATATGTTGATGCTAACATCATTACTATCAAATACGACCGTACTGAAGAAGAAAGAATGGTAAGTTTTGATGCTGATGAAAAAACATACAACTTAATTAAATTTAGAAAAACCAATCAGGGAACAAGTATTAACCTGAAGCCAATCGTAAGAAAAGGCGACAGAGTAATTCTTGGACAAGTATTATCAGAAGGATATGCTACTCAAAATGGTGAACTAGCTTTAGGTAGAAACTTAAAAGTTGCGTTCATGCCATGGAAAGGGTATAACTTTGAGGATGCGATTGTAATTTCTGAAAAAGTAGTTCGTGATGATATTTTTACTTCTATCCACGTTGATGATTATTCATTAGAGGTTAGAGATACTAAGTTAGGAAATGAAGAGTTAACAAACGATATTCCTAACGTTTCTGAAGAAGCTACTAAAGATTTAGATGAAAACGGTATGATCAGAATTGGAGCAGAGGTTAAACCTGGCGACATTTTGATCGGAAAAATTACACCAAAAGGAGAATCAGATCCTACTCCGGAAGAGAAATTGCTTCGTGCAATCTTCGGGGATAAAGCAGGTGATGTAAAAGATGCTTCATTAAAAGCTTCTCCATCTTTACATGGTGTAGTTCTTGACAAAAAATTATTTGCAAGAGCCGTAAAAGATAAACGTAAACGTACTCAGGATAAAGATGCTTTAGGCGCTTTAGAAATGGAGTTTGAAACTAAATTTGTTGAATTAAAAGACAGATTGGTTGAGAAATTATTCCTGATCGTTAACGGAAAAACATCTCAGGGTGTAATGAATGATTTGGGTGAAGAAGTTTTACCAAAAGGTAAAAAATATACTCAAAAAATGCTTTACGCAGTAGAGGATTTTGCTCACTTGAGCAAAGGTCAATGGGTTGCCGATGACGCTACAAATAAAATGGTAAATGATTTAATTCATAACTATAAAATTAAGCTGAACGACTTACAAGGATCTTTAAGAAGAGAAAAATTCACTATTACAGTTGGAGATGAATTACCATCTGGAATCTTGAAATTAGCGAAAATTTATATCGCTAAAAAACGTAAACTGAAAGTAGGGGATAAAATGGCAGGACGTCACGGTAACAAAGGTATTGTTGCAAGAATCGTTCGTCATGAAGATATGCCTTTCCTTGAAGACGGAACACCGGTTGATATCGTATTGAATCCACTTGGGGTACCTTCACGTATGAACATTGGTCAGATTTATGAAACTGTTCTTGGATGGGCTGGACAAAATTTAGGTAGAAAATTTGCTACTCCAATTTTTGACGGTGCTTCTTTAGATCAAATTAATGAACTAACTGATGAGGCTGGAGTACCACGTTTCGGACATACATATCTTTATGATGGTGGTACTGGAGAGCGTTTCCATCAAGCAGCAACTGTGGGTGTAATTTACATGCTTAAATTAGGACACATGGTTGATGATAAGATGCACGCACGTTCTATCGGACCATACTCGTTGATTACTCAACAGCCACTTGGAGGTAAAGCTCAATTTGGAGGTCAGCGTTTTGGAGAGATGGAGGTTTGGGCACTTGAAGCTTATGGAGCATCAAGTACTCTTCGTGAAATCTTGACAGTTAAGTCGGATGACGTTATTGGTAGAGCGAAAACTTACGAAGCTATCGTTAAGGGTGAGTCTATGCCAGAACCAGGATTACCTGAGTCATTCAATGTATTAATGCATGAATTGAAAGGTCTTGGACTTGACATTCGTTTAGAAGAATAA
- the rpoC gene encoding DNA-directed RNA polymerase subunit beta', whose protein sequence is MMNNRNNNKDKNPVKRFNKISIGLASPESILKESRGEVLKPETINYRTHKPERDGLFCERIFGPVKDFECACGKYKRIRYKGIICDRCGVEVTEKKVRRDRVGHINLVVPIAHIWYFRSLPNKIGYILGLPSKKLDMIIYYERYVVIQAGIAKNADGESLQRLDFLTEEEYLNILDTLPQENQYLDDMDPNKFVAKMGAECIMDLLARIDLDALSYELRHSANNETSKQRKTEALKRLQVVESFRESNLNRENRPEWMIMKVVPVIPPELRPLVPLDGGRFATSDLNDLYRRVIIRNNRLKRLMEIKAPEVILRNEKRMLQESVDSLFDNTRKASAVKTESNRPLKSLSDSLKGKQGRFRQNLLGKRVDYSARSVIVVGPELKLFECGLPKDMASELYKPFVIRKLIERGIVKTVKSAKKIIDKKEPVVWDILENVIKGHPVLLNRAPTLHRLGIQAFQPKLIEGKAIQLHPLVCTAFNADFDGDQMAVHLPLGPEAILEAQLLMLASHNILNPANGAPITVPSQDMVLGLYYMTKERISTPEHVILGQDLTFYSAEEVNIALNEGRLELNARVRIRAKDFNEAGELVFKIIQTTAGRVLFNEVVPEAAGYINDVLTKKNLRDIIGHILSVTDVPTTAAFLDNMKDMGYKFAFRGGLSFSLGDIRIPEQKTKLIADAREQVEGISVNYNMGLITNNERYNQVIDVWTSANAQLTELAMKNIREDQQGFNSVYMMLDSGARGSKEQIRQLTGMRGLMAKPKKSTAGGGEIIENPILSNFKEGLSILEYFISTHGARKGLADTALKTADAGYLTRRLHDVSQDVIVNIEDCGTLRGVEVSALKKNEEIVESLGERILGRVALQDVINPLTNEVMVQSGHQITEAIMRTIEASPIEKVEVRSPLTCEALKGICAKCYGRNLATGKMTQRGEAVGVIAAQSIGEPGTQLTLRTFHVGGVAGGISEESSIVTRFNGRLEIEDLKTVKGEDSEGNAVDIVVSRSTELKLVDEKTGIVLNTHNIPYGSSIFVKDGETVTKGSVICKWDPYNGVIVSEFTGKIAYEDLEQGQSFMVEIDEQTGFQEKVISEARNKKLIPTLLVYGKEGELIRSYNLPVGAHLMVENGEKIKAGKVLVKIPRRSSKAGDITGGLPRITELLEARNPSNPAVVSEIDGVVSFGKIKRGNREIVIESKFGEIKKYLVKLSSQILVQENDFVRAGIPLSDGAITPDDILRIQGPAAVQQYLVNEIQEVYRLQGVKINDKHFEVVIRQMMRKVRVQDPGDTLFLEDQLIHTKDFIVQNDKLYGMKVVEDAGDSAVLKPGQIISPRDLRDENSLLKRTDKNLVVARDVITATATPVLQGITRASLQTKSFISAASFQETTKVLNEAAVAGKVDDLEGLKENVIVGHRIPAGTGMREYDNTIVGSKDDYNEMMANKEEYIY, encoded by the coding sequence ATGATGAATAATAGAAACAATAATAAGGATAAAAATCCAGTTAAAAGATTTAACAAAATCTCAATTGGATTAGCTTCACCGGAATCTATCTTGAAAGAATCAAGAGGAGAGGTGTTGAAACCAGAAACAATTAACTACAGAACTCACAAACCAGAACGTGACGGACTTTTTTGCGAAAGAATCTTCGGACCTGTTAAGGATTTTGAATGTGCTTGTGGTAAATATAAAAGAATTCGTTACAAAGGGATCATCTGTGATCGTTGTGGTGTTGAAGTTACGGAGAAAAAAGTACGTCGTGACAGAGTAGGACACATCAACCTTGTTGTGCCAATTGCTCACATCTGGTATTTCCGTTCTCTTCCAAACAAAATTGGTTATATCCTTGGTCTTCCATCTAAGAAATTAGATATGATTATTTACTACGAAAGATACGTAGTAATCCAAGCTGGTATTGCTAAAAATGCAGATGGAGAATCATTACAAAGATTAGATTTCTTAACAGAAGAGGAATATTTGAATATTTTAGATACTCTTCCGCAAGAAAACCAATATTTAGATGATATGGATCCTAATAAATTTGTTGCCAAAATGGGAGCAGAATGTATTATGGATTTATTAGCTCGTATTGACTTAGATGCTTTATCTTATGAATTAAGACACAGCGCTAACAACGAAACATCTAAACAACGTAAAACTGAAGCTTTAAAAAGATTACAAGTTGTTGAGTCTTTCCGTGAGTCTAACTTAAACCGCGAAAATCGTCCTGAATGGATGATTATGAAAGTTGTACCGGTTATTCCACCAGAATTACGTCCGCTTGTGCCACTTGATGGAGGTCGTTTTGCAACTTCAGATTTAAATGATTTATACCGTCGTGTAATCATCCGTAATAACCGTTTGAAAAGATTAATGGAGATTAAAGCTCCAGAAGTTATCTTGAGAAACGAAAAACGTATGTTACAGGAATCTGTAGATTCATTATTTGATAACACTCGTAAAGCTTCTGCTGTTAAAACAGAATCTAACAGACCATTAAAATCATTATCCGATTCATTAAAAGGTAAGCAAGGACGTTTCCGTCAAAACTTACTTGGAAAACGTGTGGATTATTCTGCTCGTTCGGTAATTGTTGTTGGTCCTGAATTAAAATTATTCGAATGTGGATTGCCAAAAGATATGGCATCTGAATTATACAAACCTTTCGTTATCCGTAAATTGATAGAAAGAGGTATTGTTAAAACAGTAAAATCTGCTAAGAAAATCATAGACAAAAAAGAGCCTGTAGTTTGGGATATCCTTGAAAATGTAATTAAAGGACACCCGGTATTACTTAACCGTGCTCCTACGTTACACAGACTTGGTATTCAGGCTTTTCAACCAAAATTAATTGAAGGAAAAGCGATCCAATTGCACCCATTAGTATGTACGGCATTTAATGCGGATTTTGATGGGGATCAGATGGCAGTTCACTTGCCATTAGGACCAGAAGCTATTTTAGAGGCACAATTATTAATGTTGGCTTCTCACAATATCCTGAATCCTGCAAATGGTGCTCCAATTACTGTACCTTCTCAGGATATGGTCTTGGGTCTATATTATATGACCAAAGAACGTATCTCTACACCAGAACATGTAATTTTAGGTCAAGACTTAACATTCTATTCTGCTGAAGAAGTAAATATTGCATTAAACGAAGGAAGATTAGAATTGAATGCTCGTGTTAGAATCAGAGCAAAAGATTTTAATGAAGCTGGAGAATTAGTGTTCAAAATTATTCAAACAACTGCAGGACGTGTATTATTTAATGAAGTAGTACCTGAAGCAGCTGGATATATCAATGATGTATTGACTAAGAAAAACCTTAGAGATATTATTGGACACATTTTAAGTGTGACTGATGTACCTACAACGGCAGCTTTCTTGGATAATATGAAAGATATGGGTTATAAATTCGCATTTAGAGGAGGTTTGTCATTCTCTTTAGGTGATATTAGAATTCCAGAACAAAAAACAAAATTAATTGCAGACGCCAGAGAGCAAGTTGAAGGTATTTCTGTGAATTATAACATGGGTCTTATCACCAATAACGAGCGTTACAACCAGGTTATTGACGTATGGACTTCAGCAAATGCTCAGTTAACAGAATTAGCAATGAAAAATATTAGAGAAGACCAACAAGGTTTCAACTCTGTATATATGATGCTTGACTCTGGGGCGAGGGGTTCTAAGGAACAGATTCGTCAGTTAACTGGTATGCGTGGTTTGATGGCTAAGCCTAAAAAATCTACTGCTGGCGGTGGAGAAATTATTGAAAACCCGATTCTTTCTAACTTTAAGGAAGGTCTTTCGATCCTTGAGTACTTTATTTCTACTCACGGTGCTCGTAAAGGACTTGCGGATACGGCTCTTAAAACTGCCGATGCCGGATACTTGACAAGAAGACTTCATGACGTTTCACAAGATGTTATTGTTAACATCGAAGATTGTGGAACTTTAAGAGGTGTTGAAGTTTCTGCTTTGAAGAAAAATGAGGAAATCGTTGAATCATTAGGAGAAAGAATTTTAGGACGTGTTGCATTGCAAGATGTTATAAATCCACTTACTAATGAAGTAATGGTTCAATCTGGTCACCAAATTACTGAAGCAATTATGAGAACTATCGAAGCTTCTCCAATTGAAAAAGTAGAGGTGAGATCTCCATTAACTTGTGAAGCTTTAAAAGGTATTTGTGCTAAATGTTACGGTAGAAACTTAGCTACCGGAAAAATGACACAAAGAGGTGAAGCTGTCGGAGTTATTGCAGCTCAGTCTATTGGAGAGCCAGGTACACAGTTAACACTTCGTACGTTCCACGTTGGAGGGGTTGCAGGAGGTATTTCTGAAGAATCTAGTATCGTTACAAGATTCAACGGTAGACTTGAGATTGAAGATTTAAAAACTGTTAAAGGTGAAGATAGTGAAGGTAATGCGGTTGATATCGTAGTATCACGTTCAACTGAATTAAAATTAGTTGACGAAAAAACTGGAATCGTTTTAAACACACACAATATTCCTTACGGTTCTAGTATCTTTGTTAAAGACGGAGAAACTGTTACTAAAGGATCTGTGATCTGTAAATGGGATCCATATAATGGTGTAATTGTTTCTGAATTTACTGGTAAGATTGCTTACGAGGATTTAGAGCAAGGACAATCGTTCATGGTTGAAATCGATGAGCAAACAGGATTCCAGGAAAAAGTAATTTCTGAAGCCAGAAATAAAAAATTAATTCCAACTTTATTGGTTTACGGTAAAGAAGGTGAATTGATTCGTTCGTATAACTTACCAGTAGGAGCCCACCTTATGGTTGAGAATGGAGAGAAAATTAAAGCAGGTAAAGTATTAGTAAAAATTCCACGTCGTTCTTCTAAAGCAGGAGATATTACTGGAGGTTTACCAAGAATTACCGAGTTGCTTGAGGCTCGTAACCCTTCAAACCCAGCGGTTGTTTCTGAAATTGACGGTGTTGTTTCTTTTGGAAAAATCAAAAGAGGTAACCGTGAAATTGTTATCGAATCTAAATTTGGTGAGATTAAAAAGTATTTAGTTAAACTTTCAAGCCAAATCTTAGTTCAGGAAAATGACTTCGTAAGAGCAGGAATACCATTGTCTGACGGTGCAATTACACCAGATGATATTTTAAGAATTCAAGGGCCGGCTGCTGTTCAACAGTATTTGGTAAATGAAATTCAAGAGGTATACCGTTTACAAGGGGTAAAAATTAATGACAAGCACTTTGAGGTAGTAATTCGTCAAATGATGCGTAAAGTAAGAGTTCAGGATCCGGGAGATACATTATTCCTGGAAGATCAATTAATTCACACTAAAGATTTCATCGTTCAAAACGATAAATTATATGGTATGAAAGTAGTTGAAGACGCTGGAGATTCTGCCGTATTGAAACCAGGACAGATTATTTCGCCTCGTGACTTACGTGATGAAAATTCATTGTTGAAACGTACAGATAAAAATCTTGTTGTAGCAAGAGATGTAATTACCGCAACTGCAACACCAGTTTTACAAGGTATTACAAGAGCTTCGTTACAAACTAAATCATTCATTTCTGCTGCTTCTTTCCAGGAAACAACAAAAGTACTTAACGAAGCTGCTGTAGCTGGTAAAGTAGATGATTTAGAAGGATTGAAAGAAAATGTAATTGTTGGACACAGAATTCCTGCGGGAACTGGTATGAGAGAATACGATAACACTATCGTAGGATCTAAAGACGATTACAATGAAATGATGGCTAATAAAGAAGAATACATTTATTAA
- a CDS encoding DUF3467 domain-containing protein → MSNPKQQQEQINIELDETVAEGIYSNLAIINHSSSEFVLDFVSIMPGIPKAKVKSRIVLTPQHAKRLLKAIGENIHRFEVAHGEIKDTEQAPIPLNFGPAGQA, encoded by the coding sequence ATGAGTAATCCGAAACAACAACAAGAGCAGATTAACATTGAGTTAGACGAAACTGTCGCAGAAGGAATTTATTCTAATCTTGCGATTATCAATCACTCATCATCAGAGTTTGTTTTAGATTTTGTGAGCATTATGCCAGGTATTCCTAAAGCCAAGGTAAAGTCAAGAATTGTCTTGACACCACAACATGCTAAAAGATTATTAAAAGCAATTGGTGAAAATATTCATCGTTTTGAAGTAGCCCACGGCGAGATCAAAGACACTGAACAAGCGCCAATACCGCTTAATTTTGGTCCGGCAGGACAAGCATAA